TGATACTGGCTCCAGCTTTTCGATCAGATCGTCTGTCAATTCTATTTCCTTGCATCCTGTCAAAAGCGAGTGGGACAACAATTGTAATAGTATTTTCTCATTTATCTTGTCATGGCTAGATGGGGTATAGTTTCTTTTGCTCATGGGATTTTCATAGGTGGCAGGAGCACCTAACCCCCTGTTTTCATCTAGTAAATCAAGTAAGGGAACTTCTCGTTCAAAACCGTATCGTTCAATAAAAGAGTCCTTATATTCCGCCAAATGGGGCCATCCAACATGAGTGGGTGATAGTCTCCACAGCAGTTCTGCTGCTTTGCTCAGATCCTTGGCAATCGATTTCGGAAGCGTCACCTGCTCAGTTGACAATGATAAATCTACCTGCAACTGTGACGACGATGACTCTACCGATTTCATTTTGGAGAGCGTGGAGAGGAAATGTGCTTCTCCCTCGCCAATTTTCAGCTGGTCATAAGCGATGATTTCCTGCCTGATCGACAGCAGTTGCTGGTACAGTTCATCTATACCTTCAACTCGATCCAATACCGCCAGCAGATGATCAAACGGCGATGAATGAGTGAGATGCGGGCGAAGGCTTGTGAACAGAAACTCATTCTTGACCAGCTGAAACAAAAAGGATTCAATTCGGCTGTCTTCCGTATCGGGGTACGATTGTTTAATGATTTGCAATAATTCCATAAACAGGATCGGTTCTCTTGCATTTTGTAAAACGAGAGCAATCAAATCATTCATCGCAATCGAGGAATTTTCTATTTGGTAGCCATTGTGATTCTGACCGTATCGCGTAATATACGGTAGTGACAACCGATTACCCACGACCTCAGACATTGTGTTTGCCTGGATGCGAAGCTGCTTGACCACATCCAGATTCTCTTCTAGAGATTGAATGATTTTCAGGAGCCATTCCATGTCGGGGCGGCTCCGTTTTGTATGCTGTTCCATTTTGTTTACAAGGAGATTGGTGTTTGAATCAAAATATCCGCAGGCTATTCCGGAAAATAGCCCAAATGGCGTCGAACGCGTACTCATTCGGATTCCATATCGGAGCAAGCTTCTTGAAACTTGCTCAAGCTGCTCACGGTCAGACTGCTCCAGTTTGCTTAGCGATTCAAGCAACGAAGGACTGGCAACGGCAAGGCACTCTCGAATGATGGCTTGTTTTCTTGGATCGAGATTTTCCAGTTTCCAATCGGAATGACATAACTCTAAAAACATATCTATAGGCAACAATGGCGTTCGAAGCATGAAAAAATCCATCGTTCGAAAAAAGGATCGGGATTCTTTCTTTGCGTGTTTTTTCACTTTTGACTGACGTTCCACCTTAGATCCCTCCTTTTGTAAATGGGGAAAGGATAGTAAATGCTGGTGGTAGAAACGTCTTGCACCACGCATTTACTATCCATATAGCTGGGGCTACTGCCCCAGAAGATTTGTGCTCCACATTGGTTTTTAGTTGGACGTTATCCTATTTCTCGTCGGAGAATGGGCAACCTGGTGTACACATAGCCGTACATACGCAAGTGCAAGTGCTTCTGCAAGTTACTCTGGTAACCCAGCACAATGTAGTTCTTACCGTGTTAGGTTCAGCGTCATTAGAGCCTACTGCGTTTACTTGTACATCCAAATCAAACATGTCTTTGTTCATTTCCGGTTCCCCCAATTTTTAATAGTTTTAGATGAGTATAGAGCTGACAATGTGGAGCACAAAGAGTAATGGGTAGAGGAAAATATACCCAGTTATTCCAAAGTGATTAAAACAAATATTCTGATAAAATTCAACGCAACATTTTCAACATTTTTCGATATATCTTAAAATTTGGAATAAAACATTAGTTTGCTGAAAAAATATACCATCGATGATTTATGGAATGGATATAGAGATTTAATTCCAAATACGGAGGGGGTTGATTAGGGAACGAGTAATAAGCCCTTGGTGGGATCTCAGCAAGGTTTTTTATGCAGCACGCAAGCTCGACAAAAGTGTTGTAAATGAGAAAAAATTTTAAAAGAACTACATGAATTTGTATTTGTATAAAGTTATTTCGTGATAAGAAATAATCGAAAAATGTCGAATAATGAATGGAAGAATAACTCATAAAAAAAGATTAATCGAGTAATTTCGAGGTGTTTTACCAGAAAATTACACATCAAGAGGAATTCTGCGAAAGAATTGCTTACAGGAAAAAAGTAAGGCAGGCTTGGCTCCGAGTCGTACGATGAAATCAAAGGGGAAGATCCATCGTGTCGAAAACAATCGGAACCTGGGCGAGGGGAGCTTAGCCGTACTAAAAGAAGCGGACCATGCGTATAAGATGGCGAGGAAAATACGTCTCCAGCATACTGGGGATGCCTTCCAGGCGAATCTCGTGCCACTTAAGAGGAATTAGGAGTCAGCCTTTAAAACGGTTGATCGGAGAGCTCTTAAATAAGAATACATCTTCAATGTATATATTAGCCTAAGGGCAAAAACACTATTACAGCATATATTAATATAACGATGATCTTCTTTATTTGGGAGTGAAATATTGTGAAAACTCCATGGATTAATTATACGAAGATGGAGCAGATAAATTTAAAACAAAAGAATAGTAAAAACACTAGGATACCGACAAAAAAAGAAATCGGTCTAAAAAAAAATAAAAAGAATGATGGCAAACAGCGAATGGATGTGAAAAATCGCAGAGCTGGAAACTATCATTATTGTCAAATAGATATGAATTCTGATTGTAACGACAACTCTCAGGACGATGAGTTTCCTGTTTCTGATAATGTTATAGAAGTGGAGGATTCCAAAGATATTGAGCATGTTTCTCAAATTGAGCAAGTCGACGAACCGACTAATGATCCACAAATCGAATCGTTACAATGTGGAAGAATCCATTCGCTAACAACTAAAAGCCCATTCTCGACTATTGTAAAAATTAAAGATTTTCTTCATCCCCCCATTTTTGGCGGTACAGATCAAAATACAATTGAATTTATAGACCCAAATAATAAACACTGGCCTCAATTAGATACAAAGCTAGTCAATAGTACAGCTCATTATCAGGAGGAGATTTTGGGTCGTTTAATTCATTCTAAAATTTCTGGAAGTATATTTTTAACTAATACTGTTCACGAGCTTGATGATAATAAACAAAATAATCTATATCATGCTTTTGCAGCTCCCATCCATGACTCGCCAGTTACAATTTCAGCAGAAACAAATAATACAACCTGTCCTGCTCATCATTTCATAAATATCAGGGTCCCAGTTATTGTAGGAGAATATATGGTTGAGATACCTCTAGATGAGGAGATTATGTTTGAAGAAGAGATACTGGGTATTAAAGGAATCTCAAATGAGGTAATCCTTAAAGAGTGCAGATTGGTTCCTACTCAATTTCATCCATCATTAGGGGAAGGAACTAGAAAAGCCCGGGAAGGAGATTTATTCCTGGAGGGATATTTACATCAGAATATCGAGTATTCTGTCGCTAACAAAACAAATGGTACTACAATTCAAAAAGAGTCAGTAATGAATTTTTATCAATTACATCAAAAAATTGTAGTGGAATTAATTGTTCACATACTACAAATTCAACCGGTTCGAATCAGTTGTGATGGCACTAAAATTTAGGCGATCACGGAATTAAACACCCACTTATATAAAATGGGTATGTTGTCTAAGAGATTTGCCCTTACTAAAAAAGGAATGCGGAATATAGTGTTATCGAGTTTAAAAAACTCAAATTGAAAATTGGAGTTGATTTCCAATTATGAGTAATGTCAATCCAAATCAAGTGACCCCCGCATGTCCAGTATTTTCGACAGAACAAATTCCATTAACCGTCGAACCAACCACGATCATTTCTCAAGCAGCTGCACCAACCATTAAGGTTCCAGTTGTACTTGTAGAGCCAACACTTCAAATCGTTGTAGAAGCAAATATTCCACTTAACCCACCAGCAACTGAGATTAAGAGAGTGGTAAAACATGTATTCCTCAATCAGGTTAAACTTGTTCCTGTCGCATTTCAGCGTATTGGTACTACTGACTTTTTCAATGTTACAAGAGCCAAGTTATTTGTAGCAGGATTCATTCGTAAAAACATTGAATATGCTGGTGCTGGATGTAGTGGAGCACTTCAAGATGTCATTGCGGATGTTTCGTTTACAGGTTTTGCTGACATCAGAACATTTTTAACAAGGCCAATTATTGGTGTTTCTGAGGCGAGTAAAGCATTTTTCCTCAATGACACGGATGGTCAGGTTCCACGTTTGGATAAAAATTTCTTCCAAAATCTCGTTAAATACAACGAACAACCATTTGGTGAGTTGGTAGCTGCCAACTTCTATGAACTTGATTTTTCACCGGTTCCAGCAACACCTGAGGGAACGTTTACTAGCCTGACTGAAAAAATTGTCCTAGACCTTACTGTAAAAGTGTTGCAAACACAACAGCTATTGGTTGCTGCTACGCAACAAATTACAATTCCTCCTGCGGGTACAGTTGGTTGTGATGAATAAGTTTTAATCTAAGAAGGTTATTCCCCATCGGCCAAAATGGTCGGGGGAATGACCTTTTTTCATTCGGTTCACGATCGAATACTAGATTTGCTCCAGATTTATTGGAGATATGCGAGAAAGGTGCTGCCGCGCCTCCTTTTCTTTCAAAATAAGTTCGGTTTAAGGCATGTGCCGTTACCAGGTCTAGTGTCCCCACATAGGAATAAGCAGATGAGAAAAGCTTACTCCAGAACGAGGTGGGTGAAGATTCGATGGCACAAAAACGGAAAAAAGCACGTACACGTTTGACCGGTAGGATTGTGTTGCCGGGCAACCCGTCTTACAATTCGGTGCCAAAGTTTGGGTGGTGCAGGAAGCGCAGTGAGCCGGGTCTCCCCAACTGCAACGGCCTATCCTCATCGGAAGGCAGAAACGATCTATGAGCTGTCGGCGCGATGGAGGAATGGCAACGAGCAACAACGGAATATTCAGTGGGTGAAAAGGTTCCGCAGAGCGCTACGTCCTTTCGTCGTTGGGGATTATGTGAACTTTGCCAGATTACAGCGAGTGAAACGAAAGTACGATCCGCATAATGTGTTTCGTTTTGCCCAGAGTATTCCGGTGGGTAGCAGGTAAGCAAATCAACAAGGAACATGCTGCGGCGTACTCCTTTTTTATTTTTTTCTGATAGGCGGCAAGTTATTGGAGGAGGTTGGTCTAGAGGTATTGAATTGCTATTTGGCAGGATTGTTCTAGTAAATTGGAGCATATTAAAATCGGACATTTTGTATTGATTAGGAGAGAGCAGCCATGCATGATAAGCCAATTACGGTGCCAGACCACACGGCGTTGCGGGTAGCGTTGTGGCGGGCATTGCACGTACAGATCGATTCTCTACCACATGTACTGGAAGACGAGATTGGTCTGCGGCTGGCGGCCCCGGAAGACGACTGGCGCCAACGCCCTGACATGGACCCAGAGAGTACGAGCGGATTCCGAGCATCTATCGTGGCCCGTGCCCGTTTTATAGAGGACTTGGTCACTGAACAGCTCGGCCACGGCGTCACGCAGTACGTCATCCTTGGAGCTGGCCTCGACACCTTTGCTCAGCGCCGACCGGAGATCGCTTCCCAGATGCGAATTTTCGAGGTTGACCAGCCAGATACGCAGAACTGGAAGAGGCATCGCCTGCAAGAGCTTGGCTTTGGCATCCCCGAGTGGCATCGACTCGTGCCTGTTGACTTCGAGGTAGGTGGGGCTTGGTGGGAGCAACTAAAGGTCGC
The window above is part of the Brevibacillus antibioticus genome. Proteins encoded here:
- a CDS encoding CsxC family protein, with product MSNVNPNQVTPACPVFSTEQIPLTVEPTTIISQAAAPTIKVPVVLVEPTLQIVVEANIPLNPPATEIKRVVKHVFLNQVKLVPVAFQRIGTTDFFNVTRAKLFVAGFIRKNIEYAGAGCSGALQDVIADVSFTGFADIRTFLTRPIIGVSEASKAFFLNDTDGQVPRLDKNFFQNLVKYNEQPFGELVAANFYELDFSPVPATPEGTFTSLTEKIVLDLTVKVLQTQQLLVAATQQITIPPAGTVGCDE
- a CDS encoding BC_2427 family protein, encoding MKTPWINYTKMEQINLKQKNSKNTRIPTKKEIGLKKNKKNDGKQRMDVKNRRAGNYHYCQIDMNSDCNDNSQDDEFPVSDNVIEVEDSKDIEHVSQIEQVDEPTNDPQIESLQCGRIHSLTTKSPFSTIVKIKDFLHPPIFGGTDQNTIEFIDPNNKHWPQLDTKLVNSTAHYQEEILGRLIHSKISGSIFLTNTVHELDDNKQNNLYHAFAAPIHDSPVTISAETNNTTCPAHHFINIRVPVIVGEYMVEIPLDEEIMFEEEILGIKGISNEVILKECRLVPTQFHPSLGEGTRKAREGDLFLEGYLHQNIEYSVANKTNGTTIQKESVMNFYQLHQKIVVELIVHILQIQPVRISCDGTKI
- a CDS encoding class I SAM-dependent methyltransferase codes for the protein MHDKPITVPDHTALRVALWRALHVQIDSLPHVLEDEIGLRLAAPEDDWRQRPDMDPESTSGFRASIVARARFIEDLVTEQLGHGVTQYVILGAGLDTFAQRRPEIASQMRIFEVDQPDTQNWKRHRLQELGFGIPEWHRLVPVDFEVGGAWWEQLKVAGFDASQPAVVASTGVTQYLTKDAIVATLRQVAMLAPGSTLAMTFLLPFHVKETEKRPEVEEAEKGARASGTPFISFFTPPEMLALAREAGFREARHVSSAELNQRYFTDRTDDLRLPSGEEFLVATT
- a CDS encoding FDLD family class I lanthipeptide — encoded protein: MNKDMFDLDVQVNAVGSNDAEPNTVRTTLCWVTRVTCRSTCTCVCTAMCTPGCPFSDEK